A genomic window from Candidatus Zixiibacteriota bacterium includes:
- a CDS encoding MotA/TolQ/ExbB proton channel family protein: MDKLFTLLLLPDVVAGKRITDLIVESSVFAKIVLLVLVLFSIISWAILIYKYFEYKAVFSESKSFLKEFRRRKSLEKSFSSLSRMKKSPMAVMYGAAFIELESLAGIKNKDGKILIDDDSLDQLAEAIDRAGNTELMRLEKYVIFLATTANASPFLGLLGTVWGIMESFANIGVSGTATLAVVAPGIAEALIATVAGLAAAIPALIAYNFFVNKLRRVAGEVDNFKSELFSAIKKELNTVA; this comes from the coding sequence TTGGATAAACTATTTACATTATTATTATTGCCGGATGTAGTAGCCGGAAAGAGAATTACAGACCTTATAGTCGAATCATCGGTATTTGCGAAAATAGTATTATTAGTGCTTGTTCTATTTTCGATAATATCATGGGCTATTCTCATTTACAAATACTTTGAATACAAAGCGGTGTTTTCCGAATCCAAATCTTTTCTCAAGGAATTCAGGCGCCGCAAGAGCCTTGAAAAGAGCTTTTCGAGTTTGAGCCGAATGAAGAAATCACCAATGGCAGTCATGTATGGGGCTGCATTTATCGAATTGGAATCGCTTGCCGGAATAAAAAATAAAGACGGAAAAATACTTATTGATGATGATAGCTTAGACCAGTTAGCCGAAGCTATTGACCGAGCCGGAAACACTGAACTTATGCGGCTTGAAAAATACGTTATATTTTTGGCAACCACAGCTAATGCCTCGCCATTTTTAGGCCTTCTTGGGACGGTCTGGGGCATAATGGAGTCGTTTGCAAATATCGGGGTAAGCGGAACCGCAACGCTTGCCGTTGTTGCGCCCGGTATAGCGGAGGCGTTAATTGCCACTGTAGCCGGCTTAGCGGCGGCTATCCCTGCCCTAATCGCTTATAACTTTTTTGTTAATAAGCTAAGACGAGTTGCCGGCGAGGTCGATAATTTCAAGTCGGAGCTATTTTCTGCTATCAAAAAGGAGTTGAATACAGTTGCGTAA
- a CDS encoding biopolymer transporter ExbD — MRKFKREYNAMAEINVTNLVDVVLVLLIIFMITAPMMQSGVDIKLPKSSESPRDVSASIVVSISKDQQIYIDNYKIPIKQFEKRLKTIREVKKFRPVYIRADESVPYGVVMKIMSKIKKIGIQNVGLITEPESKL; from the coding sequence TTGCGTAAGTTTAAACGAGAATATAATGCAATGGCTGAGATTAATGTTACCAATCTCGTGGATGTCGTGCTGGTATTATTGATTATATTCATGATTACTGCGCCCATGATGCAGTCTGGTGTCGATATAAAACTGCCCAAGTCCAGCGAATCTCCCCGTGATGTATCAGCCAGCATCGTAGTTTCAATCTCCAAAGACCAGCAGATATATATCGATAATTATAAAATACCGATAAAGCAATTCGAAAAGCGGCTAAAGACAATTAGGGAAGTTAAAAAATTCAGACCGGTTTATATCCGCGCCGATGAAAGCGTGCCGTATGGTGTTGTCATGAAAATAATGAGTAAAATTAAAAAAATCGGCATCCAGAATGTAGGGCTTATAACCGAACCGGAGAGCAAACTTTGA
- a CDS encoding cell envelope integrity protein TolA yields the protein MTYAIVISVILHLLVFIYIIFGGKAIQKDAYPRIMTVDLVSMPPISKGKPAGTETPGKTEAKAIKPKAETKVEQKPDAPRLAEIEKKKRQPRKKPKQKPKTQAETSKNNTSKNAEKSGIDEDRLGLPEGVEFGSEFGTVRLEGASFETPTYLNILFAKIKYRWDNPFQGMDTISCFVYFTILRNGDLADATVETSSGIAAFDQSALRAVLSSKPPPLPLEYTGNQLGVHLQFKFVP from the coding sequence TTGACCTATGCTATTGTAATCTCCGTGATTCTGCATCTGCTGGTATTTATATATATTATATTTGGCGGAAAAGCGATTCAGAAGGATGCTTACCCTCGCATAATGACTGTCGACCTTGTTTCGATGCCGCCTATCTCAAAAGGCAAACCGGCCGGCACAGAAACACCCGGCAAAACGGAAGCTAAAGCCATCAAGCCAAAAGCCGAAACAAAAGTTGAACAAAAACCCGATGCACCCCGTTTAGCTGAAATCGAAAAGAAGAAAAGACAGCCTCGAAAAAAACCAAAACAGAAACCCAAAACTCAGGCAGAGACATCTAAAAACAATACATCAAAAAATGCGGAAAAATCCGGTATTGATGAGGATAGACTGGGACTTCCGGAGGGCGTCGAATTTGGCAGTGAATTCGGCACGGTTCGACTTGAGGGGGCAAGTTTCGAGACGCCGACATATCTTAATATCCTGTTTGCCAAAATTAAATATAGATGGGATAATCCCTTTCAGGGAATGGATACGATATCCTGTTTTGTTTATTTTACAATCCTCCGCAATGGCGATCTTGCGGATGCCACTGTCGAAACATCCTCCGGCATTGCGGCTTTCGACCAATCGGCTTTGCGAGCCGTCTTGTCCTCCAAGCCGCCGCCATTACCACTTGAATATACCGGCAATCAGCTGGGCGTACATCTGCAATTCAAGTTTGTCCCCTGA
- a CDS encoding electron transfer flavoprotein subunit beta/FixA family protein, whose translation MNIAILIKQTPQISEVEVVDKAEWPDDEVIVNPFDEYALEEALRIKEAHDGKTIAISYGTENAAAALRAALALGIDEAYLIADDSYTYLDPQKASKVLAKAVEKIGDIQMVLTGKQATDDDSALMAPSIAGHLDWPQTSFVKKFDSVAPDKVVCFRTTDEGYDKVETPLPAVFSVVKEINEPRLPSLRGKMKAKKAKITAWSPADLGIELTGSLELKSVTKPPARPSGEILTGEKDEIIDKLVEKLKEQQVL comes from the coding sequence ATGAACATCGCAATTCTAATTAAACAAACACCGCAGATTTCCGAGGTTGAAGTAGTCGATAAAGCCGAGTGGCCGGATGATGAAGTTATTGTCAACCCTTTCGATGAGTATGCTCTTGAGGAGGCATTGCGGATTAAAGAAGCTCACGACGGCAAAACAATCGCTATTTCCTATGGAACAGAAAATGCCGCAGCCGCCCTTCGCGCAGCGTTGGCCTTAGGTATTGATGAAGCCTACCTTATCGCGGATGACAGTTATACATATCTCGACCCGCAGAAAGCTTCGAAAGTGCTGGCTAAAGCGGTTGAGAAAATCGGCGATATACAGATGGTTCTTACCGGCAAACAGGCTACCGATGACGACTCGGCATTGATGGCACCCTCTATTGCCGGTCATCTCGATTGGCCGCAGACCAGCTTTGTTAAAAAATTCGATTCTGTCGCCCCCGATAAAGTAGTCTGTTTTAGAACAACCGATGAAGGCTATGATAAGGTGGAAACGCCTTTACCGGCTGTGTTTTCGGTGGTCAAGGAGATTAACGAACCGCGCTTACCATCGCTAAGGGGCAAGATGAAAGCCAAGAAAGCGAAAATTACCGCTTGGTCGCCCGCCGACCTCGGCATTGAATTAACCGGTTCCTTAGAACTAAAATCAGTCACTAAGCCGCCAGCCCGTCCCTCCGGCGAGATTCTTACCGGCGAAAAGGATGAGATTATCGATAAGTTGGTTGAAAAGCTTAAAGAACAGCAGGTTCTATAG